The following proteins are co-located in the Ailuropoda melanoleuca isolate Jingjing chromosome 13, ASM200744v2, whole genome shotgun sequence genome:
- the KRT17 gene encoding keratin, type I cytoskeletal 17, translating into MTTTIRQFTSSSSIKGSSGLGGGLGGGSSRTSCRLSGSLGAGSCRLGSAGGLGSALGGGSYSSCYSFGSGSGYGGGFGAVEGLLAGGEKATMQNLNDRLASYLDKVRALEEANTELEVKIRDWYQRQAPGPARDYSHYYQTIEDLKNKILTATVDNANILLQIDNARLAADDFRTKFETEQALRVSVEADTNGLRRVLDELTLARADLEMQIENLKEELAYLKKNHEEEMNALRGQVGGEINVEMDAAPGVDLSRILSEMRDQYEKMAEKNRKDAEDWFFSKTEELNREVATNSELVQSGKSEISELRRTVQALEIELQSQLSMKASLEGSLAETENRYCVQLSQIQGLIGGVEEQLAQLRCEMEQQNQEYKILLDVKTRLEQEIATYRRLLEGEDAHLTQYKPKEPVTTRQVRTIVEEVQDGKVISSREQVHQTTR; encoded by the exons ATGACCACCACCATCCGCCAGTTCACCTCCTCTAGCTCCATCAAGGGCTCCTCCGGCCTGGGGGGCGGCCTGGGGGGCGGCTCGTCCCGCACCTCCTGCCGGCTGTCTGGCAGCCTGGGCGCCGGCTCCTGCAGGCTGGGGTCGGCCGGGGGCCTGGGCAGTGCCCTCGGGGGCGGCAGCTACTCCAGCTGCTACAGCTTCGGCTCTGGCAGCGGTTACGGCGGCGGCTTTGGGGCTGTCGAAGGGCTGCTGGCGGGCGGGGAGAAGGCCACCATGCAAAACCTCAACGACCGCCTGGCCTCCTACCTGGACAAGGTGCGCGCCCTGGAGGAGGCCAACACCGAGCTGGAGGTGAAGATCCGGGACTGGTACCAGAGGCAGGCCCCGGGGCCTGCCCGCGACTACAGCCACTACTACCAGACTATCGAGGACCTGAAGAACAAG ATCCTCACGGCCACTGTGGACAACGCCAACATCCTCCTGCAGATTGACAATGCCCGCCTGGCCGCGGATGACTTCCGGACCAA GTTTGAGACGGAGCAGGCCCTGCGGGTGAGTGTGGAGGCCGACACCAACGGGCTGCGCCGGGTGCTGGATGAGCTGACCCTGGCCAGAGCCGACCTGGAGATGCAGATCGAGAACCTCAAAGAGGAGCTGGCCTACCTGAAGAAGAACCACGAGGAG gaGATGAACGCCCTGCGAGGCCAGGTGGGCGGTGAGATCAACGTGGAGATGGATGCCGCCCCCGGCGTGGACCTGAGCCGCATTCTGTCTGAGATGCGCGACCAGTATGAGAAGATGGCGGAGAAGAACCGCAAGGATGCCGAGGACTGGTTCTTCAGCAAG ACAGAGGAGCTGAACCGTGAGGTGGCCACCAACAGCGAACTGGTGCAGAGTGGCAAGAGCGAGATCTCCGAGCTCCGGCGCACGGTGCAGGCCTTGGAGATTGAGCTGCAGTCCCAGCTCAGCATG AAAGCATCCCTGGAGGGTAGCCTGGCTGAGACAGAGAACCGCTACTGCGTGCAGCTGTCCCAGATCCAGGGGCTGATCGGGGGCGTGGAGGAGCAGCTGGCCCAGCTCCGCTGCGAGATGGAGCAGCAGAACCAGGAGTACAAGATCCTGCTGGACGTGAAGACGCGGCTGGAGCAGGAGATCGCCACCTACCGCCGCCTGTTGGAGGGCGAGGACGCCCA cctgACCCAGTACAAGCCCAAAGAAC CCGTGACCACCCGCCAGGTGCGCACCATTGTGGAAGAGGTCCAGGACGGCAAAGTCATCTCCTCCCGCGAGCAGGTCCACCAGACCACCCGCTGA
- the KRT16 gene encoding LOW QUALITY PROTEIN: keratin, type I cytoskeletal 16 (The sequence of the model RefSeq protein was modified relative to this genomic sequence to represent the inferred CDS: deleted 1 base in 1 codon) translates to MTTCSRQFTSSSSMKGSCGIGGGSSRMSSVLAGGSCRAPSAYGGLSVSTSRYSSGGACGLGGGYGGGFSSSSSFGGGLGSGFGGGYGGGLGAGFGGGFGGGLGAGFGGGDGLLVGSEKVTMQNLNDRLASYLDKVRALEEANADLEVKIRDWYQRQRPSEVKDYSPYFKTIEDLRNKIITATIENAQPVLQIDNARLAADDFRTKYEHELTLRQSVEADINGLRRVLDELTLSRTDLEMQIESLKEELAYLKKNHEEEMLALRGQTGGDVSVEMDAAPGVDLSRILNEMRDQYEQMAEKNRRDAEAWFLSKTEELNKEVASNSELVQSGRSEVTELRRVLQGLEIELQSQLSMKASLENSLEETKGRYCMQLAQIQDLIGNVEEQLAQLRCEMEQQSQEYQILLDVKTRLEQEIATYRRLLEGEDAHLSQQASGHSYSSHNVFSSSSSSSSHQTRPILKEQGSASFNQVQSSKH, encoded by the exons ATGACCACCTGCAGCCGCCAGTTCACCTCCTCCAGCTCCATGAAGGGCTCCTGTGGCATCGGTGGTGGCTCCAGCCGCATGTCCTCTGTCCTGGCCGGAGGGTCCTGCCGGGCCCCCAGCGCCTACGGGGGCCTGTCGGTCTCCACCTCCCGCTACTCCTCCGGGGGGGCCTGCGGCCTGGGGGGCGGCTACGGCGGCGgcttcagcagcagcagcagctttggtgggggcctggggagcgGCTTTGGTGGAGGGTACGGTGGTGGCCTTGGCGCTGGCTTTGGCGGTGGCTTTGGTGGTGGCCTTGGTGCTGGCTTTGGCGGTGGGGATGGGCTCCTGGTGGGCAGCGAGAAGGTGACCATGCAAAACCTCAACGACCGCCTGGCCTCCTACCTGGACAAGGTGCGCGCCCTGGAGGAGGCCAACGCCGACCTGGAGGTGAAGATCCGGGACTGGTACCAGAGGCAGCGGCCCAGTGAGGTCAAGGACTACAGCCCTTACTTCAAGACCATCGAGGACCTGCGGAACAAG ATCATCACCGCCACGATCGAGAACGCTCAGCCCGTCCTGCAGATTGACAATGCCAGGCTGGCAGCGGATGACTTCAGGACCAA GTATGAGCATGAGCTGACCCTGCGCCAGAGTGTGGAGGCTGACATCAACGGGCTGCGCCGGGTGCTGGACGAGCTGACCCTGTCCAGGACCGACCTGGAGATGCAGATCGAGAGCCTGAAGGAGGAGCTGGCCTACCTGAAGAAGAACCACGAGGAG GAGATGCTTGCCCTGCGGGGTCAGACTGGCGGGGACGTCAGCGTGGAGATGGACGCCGCCCCAGGCGTGGACCTGAGCCGTATCCTGAATGAGATGCGCGACCAGTACGAGCAGATGGCGGAGAAGAACCGCAGAGATGCAGAGGCCTGGTTCCTGAGCAAG ACTGAGGAACTGAACAAAGAAGTGGCCTCTAACAGCGAGCTGGTGCAGAGTGGCCGCAGTGAGGTGACTGAGCTCCGGAGGGTGCTGCAGGGCCTGGAGATTGAACTGCAGTCCCAGCTCAGCATG AAAGCATCCCTGGAGAACAGCCTGGAGGAGACCAAAGGCCGCTACTGCATGCAGCTGGCCCAGATCCAGGACCTGATCGGCAACGTGGAGGAGCAGCTGGCCCAGCTGCGCTGCGAGAtggagcagcagagccaggagtaCCAGATCCTGCTGGACGTGAAGACGCGGCTGGAGCAGGAGATCGCCACCTACCGCCGCCTGCTGGAGGGCGAGGACGCCCA CCTCTCCCAGCAAGCGTCTGGCCATTCCTATTCTTCCCACAATG tcttctcctcctcctcgtcctcctcaaGC CACCAGACCCGGCCCATCCTCAAGGAGCAGGGCTCGGCCAGCTTCAACCAGGTCCAGAGCTCCAAGCACTGA